The Osmia lignaria lignaria isolate PbOS001 chromosome 14, iyOsmLign1, whole genome shotgun sequence genome has a window encoding:
- the LOC117607297 gene encoding uncharacterized protein LOC117607297: MSSCDSYSFKSSDKLSVFDKTDNAKKSVNVDQKSEFGKYEETYNWVECESMQFPGKPYFFNLRTQNTTWIRPVSRHVQLQRFSRKSKIFDDNSTPEKEIPLILSSESEKDDWEYIDNEENNQSNKEIYKNSEILARLYYGTKLNQFSNNDETLYFHDYFNYFVENLSNKDSQGSHEVAEEETVCDKSALENSPIIISNFLDVELSVSEDALNIKENIEPSNEDNISLIEKPIIYSTSSSDEEKKENNMRENYIVPRLKKIKPLCLLKKSFKNAKRKKVAKKRIPLQEKKLQEVKIVREMYGTTTISYDPVEPELPPGVRKRNLSDSSSEEENVRSVWNNSKLFNIDSYVANLSSKSSSSSSSNSSSSSSCSCTCSCCSSSSTTSKTSKH; encoded by the exons ATGTCCTCGTGCGATTCGTACAGTTTCAAATCTAGCGATAAGTTATCAGTTTTTGACAAAACTGACAATGCCAAGAAATCTGTGAATGTAGACCAAAAAAGCGAATTTGGTAAGTATGAAGAAACTTACAATTGGGTCGAATGCGAATCCATGCAATTCCCGGGGAAACCATATTTTTTTAACTTGAGAACACAAAATACCACGTGGATTCGACCGGTATCAAGACACGTGCAACTTCAACGTTTCAGTCGGAAATCT AAAATCTTCGATGATAATTCGACACCTGAAAAAGAAATTCCGTTGATTTTATCGTCAGAAAGTGAAAAAGATGATTGGGAGTATATTGATAACGAAGAAAATAATCAAAGcaataaagaaatttataaaaattcggAAATTCTTGCACGATTATATTACGGTACGAAACTAAACCAATTTTCCAACAATGATGAAACGCTATATTTTcatgattattttaattattttgtcgaGAATCTAAGCAATAAAGATTCACAAGGTTCTCACGAAGTTGCGGAAGAAGAAACGGTTTGCGATAAAAGTGCACTCGAGAACTCGCCgatcattatatctaattttctCGACGTAGAATTATCGGTGTCGGAAGATgcattgaatattaaagaaaatattgaaccATCCAACGAGGACAACATATCACTTATAGAAAAACCTATCATTTATTCAACTTCCAGTTCCgacgaagagaagaaagagaacaaCATGCGTGAAAATTATATTGTGCCccgtttaaaaaaaataaaacctctGTGTTTGTTAAAAAAGAGTTTTAAAAACGCGAAGAGAAAAAAGGTAGCGAAGAAACGGATACCGTTACAAGAGAAAAAATTACAAGAAGTTAAAATTGTTCGTGAAATGTACGGTACGACAACTATTAGTTACGATCCGGTCGAGCCGGAACTTCCACCTGGTGTGAGAAAAAGAAATCTTAGTGACAGTAGTAGCGAAGAAGAAAATGTCAGATCTGTTTGGAATAATTCGAAACTTTTCAATATCGATTCATACGTTGCGAATTTGTCTAGCAAATCAAGTTCGAGCAGTAGTTCTAATTCCAGTTCTAGTTCCAGTTGCAGTTGTACTTGCAGTTGTTGCAGTTCATCATCCACTACAAGTAAAACTTCTAAACATTAA
- the ppan gene encoding brix domain-containing protein peter pan — MGRHKKGRCVKRNKQLNTEENPNIVNAPHSFVIHRGLPGEHIAELTRDFRKIMEPFTAISLKERKKNTIKDFVSIASILHVTHMCMFTRTEQGMYFKLCRLPRGPTLTFKMHSFCLARNVISILKKQMIYEELFKNSPLVILNNFSGEGMQLKLIASMFQNMFPTINLTSVNLSTIRRCLCLNYNSTSETIDVRHYAIRVVPVGLSKGVKKLVQAKVPNLSKCEDFSDFLKKETVSESEAEDDPASHVTLPQKLSSRGNHANSKSAIRLSELGPRLTLELLKVEDGLLDGEVLYHKYVQKSEEEKLLIKKKREEKKKLKEKRKKVQDENKKRKELQKQEHKEKSLKGMVKKKESEVLMQKIAKESVEGNNIEDDDAQYYREEVGEEPDDDLFEKKVGEKRPKKFTPKYKAKKQKLQES; from the exons aTGGGGCGCCATAAAAAG GGCCGTTGTGTAAAAAGGAATAAACAACTTAATACAGAAGAAAATCCGAATATAGTGAATGCACCCCATTCATTTGTTATTCACCGTGGATTACCTGGAGAACATATTGCCGAACTGACTAGAGATTTTCGGAAAATCATGGAACCATTCACTGCAATTTCtttaaaggaaagaaagaaaaatacgatTAAAGATTTTGTATCCATTGCTAGCATCCTTCACGTTACACATATGTGTATGTTTACAAGAACAGAACAGGGAATGTATTTTAAACTTTGCAG GCTACCAAGAGGACCAACACTTACTTTTAAAATGCATAGCTTCTGTTTAGCAAGGAATGTAATATCTATATTAAAAAAGCAAATGATATATGAAGAGTTGTTTAAGAATTCTCCAttagtaatattaaataattttagtgGAGAAGGTATGCAATTGAAGCTTATTGCTTCCATGTTTCAAAATATGTTTCCCACAATAAATTTGACTTCA gtTAATTTAAGTACAATTCGTCGGTGTTtatgtttaaattataattccaCGTCAGAAACAATTGATGTCCGACATTACGCTATTAGAGTTGTGCCTGTTGGTTTGTCAAAAGGTGTTAAAAAATTAGTTCAAGCTAAGGTACCAAATCTGTCCAAATGTGAGGATTTTTCCGATTTCTTGAAAAAGGAAACAGTTTCTGAAAGTGAAGCTGAAGATGACCCTGCAAGTCACGTTACTTTGCCACAAAAATTGTCGTCGCGTGGTAATCACGCAAATAGCAAAAGTGCAATTAGACTTTCCGAATTAGGTCCCAGATTGACATTAGAG ttaCTAAAAGTTGAGGATGGACTCTTGGATGGTGAAGTACTTTACCATAAGTATGTTCAAAAATCGgaggaagaaaaattattaataaagaaaaaacgagaagagaagaaaaagttaaaggagaaaaggaaaaaggtacaagatgaaaataaaaaacgaaaagaaCTTCAAAAACAAGAGCAcaaagaaaaatcattaaagggaatggtgaaaaagaaagaaagtgaaGTATTAATGCAAAAGATTGCGAAAGAATCAGTTGAAGGAAATAATATAGAAGATGATGATGCGCAATATTATCGCGAGGAAGTAGGAGAAGAACCTGATGACG ATCTTTTTGAAAAGAAAGTTGGTGAAAAAAGACCTAAAAAGTTCACCCCAAAGTACAAGGCAAAGAAACAAAAACTTCAGGAgtcttga